CCAGGTTTAACAAATGCTTGTGTGAACACAGGCTAAACTAGCCCAGGGCTAAGATAGCCGGGGGCTCAGAACAATGCAGTGTGAAAAGGCCTAAAATGTTTTTGTCCATTTCCACTTGGGGCCATTAAAACAGACTCTTGAAAACAGGCATAAGACACGTATAAGAACATACTGTACAGAACAGAGAAATCATCACAGCAACATCACAGTAtaaatactgtatactgtgtgtccTGATGATGAATGTGACTGATCTGTGTGGCTGATGAGAAGACAGGGATGTCCAGCCGCCCCGCCCCTCCCCACTGCTTCTCCAGGCCTGGTCTGGCAGCTAGCTCCATTCCCACGTTCCTCATGGCTCTGTCCCTCCACGCCCTTATGATGGATGACCTTCTCCGAGCATGATAACACACAGTCTCTGCTGCAGAAAAAACAGCCTCTAAACCTCCTCTATCAgtcaagaaagagagaaagaaagcgagagagggggaTCTGTCTCTGGTCTGGCAGAGAGGCCTACCTtgtgacaacacattacagaaccAGAGAACCAGACCCTAGTCCTGAGCACGGCAGATTTAATGctcacagagaggagaggcttgGAGCCGAAGGAGCCCTCTGCTGCAGCCGTAGCTAACCAGGGCCGACAGCAAGGAGAAGGGGGTTTGCCAGACCCACCTGACGTGTAGGAGCCTCAGGCAACAAACACCTCTCTTCATTTTAATCCCTGGCTAAAATTAAGAGGATTATATCCCCACACGTCTCACAGGTCCAGAGAATCTGTCTGGTTTCCCTATGCTGGAGTTGGGTAAATCCATAGGCTGTcttcacaggaggctggtggcaccttaattggggaggacggactcgtggtaatggctggagcgaaatgaatggaatggtatcaaatatatcaaacacatggtttccacgtgtttgatgccgttccatttgctccattccagccattattctgagctgtcctcccctcagcagcctccactgctctgcCTTACATGAGGATTCCCAGCCAgggagttacagagagagagggggggaggggaatagacagagagagagaaagagaaagatgtcAAGCCTGAAGTAGGACAAGCTAAGCTTCAGTGGCAGACATGTCTGATCTGTACAGTCTGTCAGACACCAAAAAATTGTCAACTAATGAAATGCTGTTACTAAAATGAACATCGCATGTAGGGATTTCCCCTGTTTCCATAGAGTCATAGTCTAAAATCCCTCTTGGTTAGGAAGGAATTATACGGTACGTAATAAATGAGGGCAGAGGTCAACGGATGTAACAACTAATGTAACTGCTGGACAAACCACCTTGTTAACCCCCACATGTGCAACTTGAATACCTAAAAGTGCCATTCAACTAATTGCCCAATTATTGAATTCAGCTAATTGAAGCATTTACATAATTCACCGCCTTACTGACGCCCAGCAGCTTCCGTCTGTGGACTCAAGTATGTGCAATCACTTCATATTAGTGGATAAGGTCCAGTTTCACCTTGAGTGATTGCTTTGGAATCAGTGGGCTAAGGGGAGGCTGTGAGTGGGCCAGCTGACGCACTGGACTCTGTCGCCTCTTACTAATGTGCCCTTGTCCAGTagtgtatgctctctctctccctgagaccTCCCCtggcagtgtctctctctctgagacctctcctagcagtgtctctctctctgaaaccTCTCCTGGCAGTGTCTTGCTCCTTGAGACCTGCCCtggcagtgtctctctctctgagacctctcctagcagtgtctctctccctgagaCCTCTCctaacagtgtctctctctctgatacctctcctagcagtgtctctctctctctgagacctgtcctactagtgtctctctctctgagacctctcctatcagtgtctctctccctgagaCCTCTCCTagcagtgtctctctccctgagaCCTCTCCTggcagtgtctctctccctgaaACCTCTCCTAGCAGTGCCTCTCTCACTGAGATCTCTCctaacagtgtctctctctctgatacctctcctagcagtgtctctctctctctgagacctgtcctactagtgtctctctctctgagacctctcctagcagtgtctctctccctgagaCCTGTCCtactagtgtctctctctctgagacctctcctagcagtgtctctctctctgagacctctcctggcagtgtctctctctctgagacctctcctagcagtgtctctctctctgagacctctcctggcagtctctctctctctctgagacctcccctggcagtgtctctctctctctctctgagacctcccctggcagtgtctctctctctctctctctgttacctctCCTAGCAGTGCCTCTCTCCCTGAGACCTCTCCTAGCAGTGTCTCGTTCCCTGAGAACTCTCctagcagtgtctctctctctctgagacttctcctagcagtgtctctctctctgagacctctcctagcagtgtctctctctctctgagacctctcctaccagtgtctctctctctgagacctctcctaccagtgtctctctccctgagaCCTCTCctagcagtgtctctctctctgagacctctcctagcagtgtctctctctctctgagacctctcctagcagtgtctctctctctgagacctctcctagcagtgtctctctctctgagacctctcctagcagtgtctctctctctctgagacctctcctagcagtgtctctctctctctgagacctctcctaccagtgtctctctctctgagacctctcctaccagtgtctctctccctgagaCCTCTCCtaccagtgtctctctctctgagacctctcctaccagtgtctctctccctgagaCCTCTCCtaccagtgtctctctctctgagacctaccctggcagtgtctctctctctgtgttacctctcctaccagtgtctctctctctgagacctctcctagcagtgtctctctctctgagtcctctcctagcagtgtctctctctctctgagacctctcctaccagtgtctctctctctgagacctctcctagcagtgtctctctccctgagaCCTCTCCtaccagtgtctctctctctctctgttacctctcctaccagtgtctctctctctgagacctctcctagcagtgtctctctccctgagaCCTCTCCTggcagtgtctctctccctgagaCCTCTCCTagcagtgtctctctccctgaaACCTCTCCTGgcagtgtctctctcgctctgagaCCTACCCTGgcagtgtatctctctctctggtacctctcctaccagtgtctctctctctgagacctctcctagcagtgtctctctccctgagaCCTCTCCtggcagtgtctctctctctctgagacctctcctagcagtgtctctctccctgagaCCTCTCCTggcagtgtctctctccctgagaCCTCTCCtaccagtgtctctctctctttgagacCTCTCCtggcagtatctctctctctctgagacctctcctagcagtgtctctctccctgagaCCTCTCCtggcagtgtctctctctctgagacctctcctaccagtgtctctctctctgagacctctcctagcagtgtctctctccctgagaCCTCTCCtggcagtgtctctctctctgagacctctCCTAGCAGTGTGTCTCTCCCTGAGACCTGTCctagcagtgtctctctctctgagacctccCCTGGCAGTGTCTCTCTTCTCTGAGGGCACGTTACCTCAAGCCACTGTCACTGATGGTCCTTCTAATGTCCTCTACCACTGTACTGTATCAGTACTACTGTATGTTCAAGTATAGCATTACATGTACTGTATGATCTGATCTTACATCCATTTCAGTGGTTCAGCATAGTTTAGGACGGGTACGTTTATATAATCATCTCACTATTAAAAATGTTTAGTCTGGATTCCTACAGTAAGACAACCATGTGGGTGTGCTGTCTGTCAGATACTCACTGGACCAGAATGACTTTATGAAAGGGATGTGGCTGGATACTCCAGAAGGCAGACAGACAAAGTGACACAGACAGTGGGTGTATGGCAGCAACAAAGGATCTCCACTTTGGCCAACTTTGAGCCTCTATTGACACAGACAGGTGGCTATAATATAAAAGTATAAActctctgcactctctctctttcctgataTCTTTGTCCTCTATCtcacccctacctccctctctctctcctgtcaggatGTGCTGGGTGAACCATGTGACCGGTGTGTGGGTCTACCCCATGTTGGAGCAGATCAGTCCCCTGGCGAAGGTGGCCTTCTTCTCCTGCCTCACTGTCCTGATTAACATCTACTACGTCCTGGGAGAGATCCTCAACAGCTACATCTGGGACTGCTCCAAATGTAAGCCCTCAGGACGTCTGGCAGccgcgcgtgtgtgtgagagccACGGTGCGAAGCGGAATAGCATGTTAAGGGCCTGTACTGGCGCAAATCCCTCCACAGAATCCCTGTGATTTCAGAGCCTCTATTAGTTCTCGCACTCACACCagcactcacccacacacactagtGCAAAATGTGTACACACACTAACATATTTACTCACTCGCACACCTACACACGGGAGTACACACTTgagctatcacacacacacacattcctgtaCCCATTTCCATTAAAAGTGTGGGCTGGGAGGTCTGTGGGAGTAGTGCTACCTGCGGTGCTGAGTAACAGATgggaaatgagaggagagaagaagagtagactgcagctagcagacaccaaatccctccatccctcctcctcccacctgtTTGACACTGACCCACAAATCAGCACAGCCATTCCATTTCCTATCACAAACTTCTACATCTTTTGATCTGCTCACTATTCCCTCATCTCTCTATCCATTCTCATTTCTCTTGTCCCCTCcagtctcctcttctcctctcttttctctctctctccagtcctctcctcttcaCCCATGTTCTCTccactttctccctcctctcttttctttctaATCCCTTCATTCTCTAGCccatcctcttctctttctccctctctctctcccacttcacTTCTTTCCAATCCACTCTCCCTGGctttctcttttgctctctcctttccaatcccctgtctcctctccttggtTTAGTCCTGCTGTGATTTACCTCCTTCCCTCAGAGCTCATGTTCCCATCTCACCGCTCCAACATAACCTCAATTTTCCCAGATGGGACATTTGATGATAGATATATGAGGCCAATTGGTCAGCTATGAATGCTCAATTGGCCTTTCATTCTGGATATGAAGTGGTATTTGCGACTATGGTCTCTGAAAACTTTCTACATTTACAAACTGTTAATATTTCTGTTCTCTGTCTTATACAACTTCATATTCCCCTCAACACCACTGATTTGAGTTGTGCACAATTAAAGTAGAGAAAACCGTGCCTTGATATTTCTATCTGTCTTCCAGGTGTTCTAGACACAGACAAGGCTAAAGCCGACTGAAGGCCAACACGTGTGGGAACCTTGTCATCAGGTCAAGACCCAGTCCTTACTGGGCTGCCGCAAAGACAGGCCCAATCCCGACCCGGACGGCAGAATAACAACCACTGTGTAAATAAATTATGGAAAAATAAGTGGGAATATTATGTTGGCATTTAAAGCTGTGCGGAGTCCTCCTCTTAAAACTGTTGAGACTGTAGCTAAGAACTGAGATGGCTGTTTTCCGTCGATGACAAGGTGGGATATGAATTCGCCACCTTTCTATTTACTGGAGGTATTACGATGACATTACATTTACCCACGTATTAGTATTTAATCATCCTGTTCATCCACCTCAAAGGCTCAAGTTATTATCTGAACACAGAGTATACTGTATTAATGGAATGAACTAACTGCTACGGTATGATATTAATCTTAAGATGCTTAGGCACGCCAGCAGAGTTAGCAAAAGCCATGTATTCAAATTCTCTTCTCTTTTTTCTTTTCACTGGAGAGCTTTCCAGCGAGGGCATCTCCTACAGTGGCATGAATGATAGCCTTTTCCTGGATGTGTAGTGTCTAACAGCTGTACCACAGAATGTTATTTTCATAGGACAGCCAGACTGGCAGCTCCACTGCTCGAAAAATACCCTTTCTTGTTTTAATGCTTTTGTAAAAAAAAGGATGACCGCATTTAAAGTGTATGGTCTTTCAATAAAAAGTTATTTAAAGCGAGTCAGAGGTGTCGTGGACGTGTGTGTCAGCCAGTCTCACTACAGCTCTTCTCTTCACAGACTCACATAACACTAAGTTCCACGGGAATGACGGCCCAGCCATTCAATTAAAAATAACCACATGTATGATTTCATTTTTGCTCTATATTTTCACTGGCAATTTCTGCCTTGCTTTTTCAGACGCACTCTGTCCAAACATAACAATTCCTTTGTGCAGCGCTGGACAAGCTCTTAAcgagaaacacacacattccaGTCCATAAAGACACACTAAATAACCAGAAGTTCAATGCAGAAGAAATGTACCCATAATATGTATTTTTATTCACAGCTATTCCAAGGCTCTAGTAACTCTGGGAGACAGACCTCAAAAGCTCTCTCGAAATAATATGTTAGCCTATAATGTAAGTATACCACAGTATATAATAGAAACATTTGGTACATTCTTTGAGTGGCTGTACGTTTATTTTGAGAGTGATATGATCTCCGCTGCTGTTTATCATTTTTAAACAGACTGGCAATTTATTACAACCCTATTAACACCAATGTTTAAACAgagccaaaacagccaaataccaGAGCATACTATATCTCCTCTCTAGCTATCCTCACTTTTATATTCAACAAAACCTCTTAAAGTGTCCCACCAGAACCAACTCCTGTAATAGCAGCTGTCAGCTCAATTAGATGGAAAAATGAAACCCTTCTCATCCATCCCTCTCTAGTGAAACAGAAATAGGTGCTCTTGACAACTGTGGTTTTTCATCCTGATAGAGAATGACATCTTTGCCCGGGTAAGTTGTTTTGTATACACTTTTGTAATGGCGAAATGTGTGCACAGTCACAGGCTCTCTGTCAGCTTGATAACAAGAGAACGACACTTCAGTCTTCTCATTAACACTGCCGGTCCCCCATGTGGAGGTGACAAATTGAATGCATTTTGAAGGATTTTGCTGGCATACATTAGCATAGTAATTAGGGCAAAAACGGTGTTCGGTAAGTAGGAAAAGCTTGAGCAACATGCAAGGCTTAGTCAAAGCCAATCAAAAGTGTCATGACTACAAACTCGCAGGCAGAAATGCCAGAGCCAGCCCAAATAACATTAACGCTGGACGTGTATCGACATCGAGTtaaaagctgtttaaatgcagccTTTCTGTCTCCAGGCCCCACTAGGTGGAAAACAATGCAACTAAATCTGCAGCCACAAGATGGAGGCCCAGATATAGCCCTGCATCGTGGCTCCAAGTACTCACTGTGATGGTTCTCAACCCCTGCAGCATCCAAGCACAGAAAATACAGAGTACAGATCCTttggcaaggtgtgtgtgtgcgtgtctgccgGATGTGTGTGGGCGGGCGGGCAGCTGAGCAAGTGTACTGTGCCAGTCTTAGGCAGGGATCCTGAGTGGTACTTTGGCTGTAGCAGCAGAGCTCTACAGGAGTGACTTTCAGGGGGGGTTGTATAGTTAGAATGTAGCCAAGGGCAAGAGATTGCATCTAACTCGCCACAGCCGCAATCATCAAAGATTTGAAACCTTTAAAGGAATGAGTCATAACACACAAAGCCAGGGGGAAGTGAAGGTATTAAGTGATTAAGAATAATTACACTGCAGCCGGTAGGTGATAATCACTGTTATCTTATTGTAGAATAAACTCTCAAACACCAGTCAGTTActgaaaatctgaaataaattgtCAAATTTCCTTTAAATATAGCAATGGTGATCACTAGCTAGAGGTTCGCAATTCTTCAAACTTATACGGTCACCTTCAGTGTTTATCCACAACATTAACATATACATTGGTGAATAAACTACATACGGTAGTTGAACTAAATAAAGACAACATCTTgcgcatttaaaaacattttattagaTTTCCAAGAGAGAGTTTTAAACCATAGTGAAAGCTACAGCAGGTCAGTGTGGAGCAGTCATTTGGAGCTGGTACAACCGGAACTGTCTGATGCTGCCTGGGCGGTTAGTTCCTCCGTTCCTGATCCCGTCCAGGGAAGAGACCACTCAGGGTTTAAGGCTGAGGGATGCTGCCTGGGCGGTTAGTTCCTCCGTTCCTGATCCCGTCCAGGGAAGAGACCAGTCAGGTTTTAAGGCTGAGGGATGCTGCCTGTCTGCTGTAAGTGACGGGGAGGAGTTTCAGACTGACTATTACCCCACACAGCTGTGCTCTATGCTACAAACACATTCCGTTAGTCACACACCAAACTGCAGTCCTGGCGTGAGTGTTGGTGGTTACTGAGACTGATCAAAATACCCGCGGGAGTCGATGGGAACGGACATTTGTCTCCTTTCTGATCTGAAATAAGTTGGTCCCTCTCATTGAAATATGGTCCCTCCGCAGTGATGTCTGGCCTAGTCATTCagtaggagagacaggacaggactgTCTGCATGGGCGCTCCCAGTCTATTATACTATTCAGTGCTCCTTCTCCCGCTGAGACTAATGGTGTGAATATGTATTTGTTCTTCAgcagaaaataaataaatcacaaaaCAGCTATGCCACTTAGTAATCACAACATTTTCAAAGTAGAGAACCCCACCATTCTATTGTACATGACGACACCAGTACTTAACAATCCAAGACATGCACACCAAACCCAGAAACTATCACAGACATGATACATTGGAGTGGGAAATGGCCTCAGGGGGGCAACACTGATTTCAGATCCATGACGGCAGTTGACTgacgccagagagagagagagagagctcctgtAGAGGTTGCTGAGGGGGCCCCGGCACCTGCCTTAAGCTCAGCTCATCCTAGACCCAGGGTGCTCGGAGTGAGATCACATCTGGGTTAGATGAGAACATGGAGAAGAAGCGAACCCAAACAATAATGCAGTCCAGACAGTTTCTGTCTACTTGGTACTGTACACTAATAACCATAATAAAATCAGCAGCAGCTCCTCACACAGCCAGCCACACAGGAAAGATACAGAGCCTGCAAAGCGTCGCAATCAAGCCACTTTCCAGGCCCTGGGTAGCGTCCAGCCAAACTATACTGTAAGGGTCTAATATAATGTCAATAATATGAAAATTAAAATGAGTGCTAACACAAAAAGCTGAGCAAATAAGTGAGAACACAAAAAAAATCTAGTTGATTCCTTTGTCAGATAGACTGTCTAGGGAAAAAGCTTTGTTAGCTACTCCCTTTACATCATCCTTCTCTGCTCCCCCTGCTGGACACCAACAGAATCTCACTCCTTCCTCGTCTTCGGCTTGGGAGCTGAAATGGAAAAATCTGTCTTTCAAAGTTATGCAACTATAATGTACATGATAATACTTAGATACTTATAATGCTGGTTACAGGATGTGATAAATCCTAAATGAGCAGTTCTTACCATTAGGGTTCTCCTGTTTATAAAAAGTCTTCAGCATTTCCACTGCTTCCTCTGCCCTGAAGCCAGAGATACACTGAAAATGAAGGAGCAATTGTTTAATCATTAACGTCCTGAAGTAAATTAATGATCCTTCTCAACTCTAGACTAGGCTCGGATGAGGATGCATTTCAACACGGGATAATCAGTCTCTTTCCAACAAAAGCACAAAGAGAGATTGGGTTCAAAAAGAATGCTGTGAACACTGGACGACATATTGTACCTTAAATGATGAGCCAGTGTGAGGTAGATCAGCAGAGGGGATGTCTAGAACAGATCCACAGCCACCAAACCTGTCATTATTACACCCATAGACCACTAGAGGAATGTCTGTTGCACTGTTAAGGTAAAACCGATAATGAGGGGCCTCCAGAgtgacacagcggtctaaggcactacagacTTGGCTCATcaagctctagcgactccttgtggcgggccggacccctgcaggctgacctccgtggtcagttgaactgtgttttctccgacacattggtgcggctggcttccaagttaagcgggcgggtgttaagaagcgcggttaggaggacgcatgactcggccttcgcctctcccacgcccgttggggagttgcagcgatgagacaagatcgaaattggggagaaattcCATTGGGCCTGAAGTGAAATCTCCACCCACCCGAGGCATCAGGCAAAACAAACTCGCTCTCAGAAACGTCCTACAGAGTAGGGTGTCCACCCACTCTTCCAAGAGTGGGTGAAAACGCACTTTGGTGATGAaatttcacttccttatgttattaaatacattttaccaagacatGATTGTAAATGTTCTGAATCGTTCAGTGGGGTCTTTCTCTAACATATCATTAACATGATATCCTAAAAGTAAGATTTCGTAACCTAATTAACCTAATACATCCCATAATAAGCACCGAGCTCTGTAGACATAGCGGAGCAGGTTTCTCGTAACAATTTGAGGATTTTACATTTGTCGTCTTCAAAGTTGTTTCAGCGGGTCGCAAAAAGCTAAATTAGCTTGACACGAGCTGAATTAAATGtgaaagactgaaaataaaaagctTGGTATACGCTCAGTGTTCCGTTGACATTTCACAGATacgcttgtttttgtgagaaatctTCTGAAAAGAACAGGAATTTCGAATGAATATGAAAAGCGTGTATAAAATATGAAAATGTCTCAAACTCAAACCATTTTACATCTATATTAATCTATGTCCTGCGGATTCGAGAAGATGACGATTTCAACAGGAAAGTCAGCCTGTCAGATAGCCAGTAACCTTCATTCTTGCACAGAATCCAGCCTAGCTGTTTTTTCAGATTTTTTACCACTTTTTTTTcctctggcctccattgatttagtcacccCCATCTTACAAGGGTGAAAACTACAATAATTTTGGTACGGATAATGATAAGAAACATGAGGTTTGGACCATTGGTTTTCTTGGAGGATTATCTACACAACATATTATTTTACCCATTGGCCAAAATATCAATTTTTGATTGGCCATCCTATACAGAGTCATTTGAGGTAAATCCTCACAACGAACCTACACAAAAGCTACAGTAAACTAGGTAAACCCAAGTGGAGACTGGTTGATGAGGTCATAAAGATACTGGTCAGGCGAAGAGCTCCTGCACACATGATGCATGGCTCCACAGTCACGTAAAGCACAGTCCTCTCACACACTGTCCTGGGGTCCAGGCCTCTATGACAACACCACTCCAGCACCTGGTCCAGAGCCACCATCTCAGCATGGCGAGTGgcctggaacacacagagacagatacacatTAACAGGCATGGTGTTGGAAGGATAGGATAAAGAGAACGAttccagtggttctcaaacctctcctctagGATCCCCAGCCCTTCCATGTGCTTGCTCTGGAATAGATCAAACActtctgattcaacttgtcaactaatcctcAAGCCCATGACTAGGTGAACCAGGTGAGCTAGTAAAGGGCTTCAACAAAATTGTGAAACGTCTGGGAATCCAATAGGAGAGGCTTGAGAACCACTAGATTAGGGTACCGGTATGGCTTTGGTAAATGCCTTTGTTTGGAAACGTGCAAGGCAATAATCACAGCAAATAACCATTGAGGAGATGTGTTTGCCTATGATAGCTCAGCTGAAATGATTACGTTACTCACATTTTTTGTTTCATTCACTtcatttctcccctttccaagaATCTCATTGTtgtagaccatgagacatccaacAGGCACCTCACCATTCTCCAAAGCTTCTTTTGCCTGTAAAGAGGTGGAGATTATTATTAGTACACCAACCATTTAAAATAGTGTGTTGTAATTTACTGGTGGGATTGACCTGTCCTGCCTCGCCAAAATGCGCCGTTAGTGGTCGCTGTTCCGTTCCTTTTCTTTTGCGTCTTCATAGTGAAAACGCAAAAGAAAAGTAACAGATTTTTTGGGGCGTTCTCTAAAAGTTATTGAAAACCATAAAGAACTAAACACCGACCATGAACGGCGCATTGTAGCTATAGGTCCTGCACCTatgccagggtttcccaaacttggccctcgggaccccaaggagtgcacgttttgttttttgacCTAACACTACAAAGCTGATTCAAatagtcaactaatcatcaagctttaatCAATTGAATTAGCGGTGTAGCGTTAGGGCAATAACCAGAACCTGCACCCCATGGGATCTCGAATACCTACTTTGGGAAACGCTGCCCTATGCCAAACCAACCATGTCAAAGGCATTAGCCATCCACATCTGTATGTCTTCGGCACATGGCTGAAAGTTCTCTCTAGAAACGACATCATTCCCCCCATGCTCTGTCCCCATGTTGAATGTACAGTCTGAGAAACTAGATCAATTAGATTACACCAACTAGCTACTCCAATTATAGAGAGCTCATGCGACAGAGTTATAAAATCCCCACGGTCTGCCTGGAACAAATAAGCGCGCGTTGAAGGGGAAGATAATATTGGACGGACCACGCAGGCATTTATTTTTGCAGATGATCGCAGAAACACCGATCAATCGATGTTGCTTTGCTCAGCGTGCTGCTTCCCACCTCCGTGTTTGACATGTAGCTAGCCTTTAAATTCGTGTCATGTGCGACTGTGGAAAATAACACGGTTGGGTGCTTTGTTTCTTCTGTTTTATAAATCGTCTGGAAAATGTTTTCGTCCACGTGGAATTTTCTGAAACGCCACAAAAGGAAATTTATTTTCGCTGGAGCTTTTGTcggaggtaacgttagctagctacgctaTCAAGATAACGTTAAGCTAGTTAGCCAACTGCTAACGTTAACATTATCTATAAAAGTTGGCAAGCAAGCCATAATGTTTACCTGTGTGGGTCTGGACTTTATCAGAGATATTTAATGTAAACTTTGAAGATTATGCATATATGAAGCTAAGTTACGTAAATGGATAGAAAATAAATGTCCTGAAAGATAATCATGTTAGGTAAATCTAGTTAATAGCTAATCTCATTCTAGTTACCATGACCTTATTCCACCTGTTCCAGGTGTGTACTTTCTTGGTAAATATGCTCAAAAGAAAATCCGAGAGATACAGGAGCGAGAGGCATCAGAGTACATCGCTCAAGCCCGACGTCAGTTCCACTTCGAGAGTAACCAGAGAACGTGCAACATGACAGGTACAGTACTGCTGTCTACCTGATCGGCACATCATCTTCAGCCTACTAACAGTCCCAGAAATCTTCTGCAACACTCATTATGTCAAGTGATTGAGTTACTGCTGTATTGATTCATATTCCTATTTGTGCAGTTTGACACCCTGTTAatgcttttttattattatttttgttagtGTTGTCAATGCTTCCTACATTAAGAGAAGCCATTTTACATCATCTAAACTCTGAGAGCCTCACTACACTGCTGAAGAGCAAGTAAGTGTCTCATGACCTCTGTCAGGGAATTGCTTAAGCTATAGTTAAGCAAAATTATTAGTTTAAGGTATTAATGACATCTGTTGTTTCTCTTCTAGACCAGCAAATAAACTTGACATATGGGAGGAC
The window above is part of the Salmo salar chromosome ssa15, Ssal_v3.1, whole genome shotgun sequence genome. Proteins encoded here:
- the adat2 gene encoding tRNA-specific adenosine deaminase 2 isoform X1; this translates as MGTEHGGNDVVSRENFQPCAEDIQMWMANAFDMAKEALENGEVPVGCLMVYNNEILGKGRNEVNETKNATRHAEMVALDQVLEWCCHRGLDPRTVCERTVLYVTVEPCIMCAGALRLTNIPLVVYGCNNDRFGGCGSVLDIPSADLPHTGSSFKCISGFRAEEAVEMLKTFYKQENPNAPKPKTRKE
- the adat2 gene encoding tRNA-specific adenosine deaminase 2 isoform X2, with protein sequence MGGMMSFLERTFSHVPKTYRCGWLMPLTWLVWHRAAFPKAKEALENGEVPVGCLMVYNNEILGKGRNEVNETKNATRHAEMVALDQVLEWCCHRGLDPRTVCERTVLYVTVEPCIMCAGALRLTNIPLVVYGCNNDRFGGCGSVLDIPSADLPHTGSSFKCISGFRAEEAVEMLKTFYKQENPNAPKPKTRKE